One window from the genome of Echinicola vietnamensis DSM 17526 encodes:
- a CDS encoding universal stress protein: protein MKNLKNIALCVDLTDMDNLLLSYIKKLDDAFEFKSLTILHLIELEEFPDSIQSMLPNLGKSINQVIESEIKEKVDETFKEGSNIQIHVHSGGNVEDFANYIDSKKFDLLLLGKKSSHYGAGILSGRLARLTACDTLFLPEIAVPTFAKITLALDFSSYTEKLLQLGTSLSKKVHSEILPVHVIKLGVQYFPYIKNYKKISEELEKEALKDFKKLQKRFHLHAPLTIVKDNEQHISRLIYQNAVLNASNLIIVGNKGKKNEGDLLIGSVAEQLIAYDKNLPVWIVK from the coding sequence ATGAAAAACCTAAAAAATATAGCCCTTTGTGTCGATCTTACCGACATGGACAATTTGCTCTTGAGCTATATCAAAAAGCTCGATGATGCTTTTGAATTCAAGAGCCTGACCATCCTTCACCTGATTGAATTGGAAGAGTTCCCTGACTCTATCCAATCCATGCTTCCAAATTTGGGAAAAAGCATCAATCAAGTGATCGAATCTGAAATAAAAGAAAAAGTGGACGAAACCTTCAAAGAAGGCAGCAATATCCAGATCCATGTCCATAGTGGCGGCAATGTGGAGGACTTTGCAAATTATATCGATTCCAAAAAATTTGACCTGTTGCTACTCGGCAAAAAGAGTAGTCATTATGGCGCAGGCATCCTCAGCGGAAGGCTGGCTCGTCTCACTGCATGTGACACCCTTTTCCTACCAGAAATTGCCGTGCCCACATTTGCAAAGATCACCTTGGCCTTGGATTTTAGCAGCTATACTGAAAAACTCCTCCAGTTGGGCACGAGCCTTTCCAAAAAAGTACACAGCGAAATACTTCCTGTCCATGTCATCAAATTAGGCGTCCAATATTTCCCCTATATCAAGAATTACAAAAAGATCAGTGAAGAGCTAGAAAAAGAAGCTCTCAAGGACTTTAAAAAGCTTCAAAAGCGGTTTCACCTACACGCTCCGCTGACCATTGTCAAAGATAATGAGCAGCATATTAGCCGCTTGATTTATCAGAATGCTGTGCTGAATGCTTCCAATTTGATCATCGTGGGAAATAAAGGAAAGAAAAACGAAGGTGACCTGCTGATCGGCAGTGTCGCTGAACAGCTGATCGCCTATGACAAAAACCTCCCGGTGTGGATCGTAAAATAA
- a CDS encoding M1 family metallopeptidase translates to MKRALFGITRFGKYAKYFLASMAFILQMQEEVSAQGKGNWTWGGEMDPLQEQFEVVHYSLDLEILPKIKGINGMMEMTYRALGALDTLRLDLISNYEVIKVESNGTAQRFDHHGDLLDIYPDTVSQQVKIYYRGRPPIAENPPWAGGFTWSEDGEGNHWVGLSCQHEGAKIFMPCLDHPSSKAENGVSLYIKVPFPYGVAANGRLLNQTTSSGYNYFQWATAYPISNYNVNFTMGRFHQEDKRYTSIDGTEVPMKVFVLAEHKEHAQGLLQVLENSVQTQEKYFGPYPFPKDKIAVVETPYLGMEHQTINAYGNGFKYTKVGDTAFDWLLHHELGHEWWGNKVSVADWKDFWIHEGICSYGDMLYYEANEGKQAYLDRAAAAKKQITNDQPLVMAPNTNSAAAYHPDIYTKGAFVMHSLRFVLGDDQFFPMLKAFLQEDRFTYAHQVSTEDFVAFVETYTGEELKGFFDMYLYSTKLPKLKVKRKRKRRYDVRLSNIDFSLPVEIETSDGIEVVELSRDAVRVKSDEKPIVDPNGWYLFDE, encoded by the coding sequence ATGAAAAGAGCGTTATTCGGAATCACTAGGTTTGGAAAGTATGCGAAGTACTTTCTGGCCAGTATGGCCTTTATTTTGCAAATGCAAGAGGAGGTTTCGGCACAAGGAAAAGGAAACTGGACCTGGGGGGGAGAAATGGATCCCTTGCAAGAGCAGTTTGAGGTAGTTCATTATTCGCTGGATTTGGAGATCTTGCCCAAGATCAAGGGCATTAACGGCATGATGGAGATGACCTATCGGGCCTTGGGAGCCTTGGATACGCTCCGCTTGGACTTGATATCCAATTATGAAGTCATCAAAGTGGAAAGCAATGGCACGGCCCAACGGTTTGACCACCATGGCGATCTGCTGGACATCTACCCCGATACCGTATCGCAGCAAGTAAAGATTTACTATAGAGGGCGCCCACCCATTGCTGAAAATCCCCCTTGGGCTGGTGGATTCACCTGGTCTGAAGACGGGGAAGGAAATCATTGGGTAGGCTTATCCTGTCAGCACGAAGGTGCCAAAATCTTTATGCCCTGCTTGGATCATCCTTCCAGCAAAGCCGAAAATGGGGTGTCGCTTTATATAAAGGTGCCTTTCCCCTACGGTGTTGCGGCAAATGGCCGGTTATTGAATCAGACGACCAGTTCAGGGTATAATTATTTTCAATGGGCGACGGCTTATCCCATCAGTAATTATAATGTGAATTTTACCATGGGCCGCTTCCATCAAGAGGATAAACGCTACACCTCCATAGACGGTACCGAGGTCCCCATGAAGGTCTTTGTCTTGGCCGAACACAAGGAGCATGCCCAAGGGTTACTGCAGGTTTTGGAAAATAGTGTGCAGACGCAAGAGAAGTATTTTGGTCCTTATCCTTTTCCGAAAGATAAAATCGCCGTGGTGGAGACACCGTATCTGGGTATGGAGCACCAGACGATCAATGCATATGGAAATGGTTTTAAGTACACTAAAGTAGGAGATACCGCTTTTGATTGGCTTCTACACCATGAATTGGGACATGAATGGTGGGGCAATAAGGTTTCTGTGGCCGATTGGAAGGATTTTTGGATTCATGAGGGGATTTGCTCGTATGGAGATATGCTGTATTATGAGGCTAATGAGGGGAAGCAAGCTTATTTGGATCGGGCTGCGGCGGCCAAGAAGCAGATCACGAATGATCAACCACTGGTCATGGCTCCCAATACCAACAGCGCGGCAGCATATCATCCCGATATTTATACCAAAGGAGCTTTTGTGATGCATTCCCTTCGGTTTGTCTTGGGAGATGATCAATTTTTCCCCATGCTCAAGGCATTCTTACAAGAGGATAGATTTACCTATGCCCATCAAGTGAGCACCGAAGATTTTGTGGCCTTTGTGGAAACGTATACAGGTGAGGAGTTGAAGGGCTTCTTTGACATGTATCTTTATTCTACCAAACTGCCCAAGCTGAAAGTCAAGCGGAAGCGTAAGCGGCGTTATGATGTCCGCTTGAGCAATATTGATTTCAGCCTGCCCGTCGAAATTGAGACCTCCGATGGTATTGAGGTGGTAGAGCTTTCCAGGGATGCGGTGAGGGTCAAAAGTGACGAAAAGCCCATCGTAGATCCAAACGGTTGGTACCTCTTTGATGAATAA
- a CDS encoding BCCT family transporter: MLKKYFDVHAPVFWPASVLIIIFIAITLIVGEPMEKAFDAIKFFITDKTGWLFIIAINIFIVFCFYLAFSKYGTIRLGGKDAETEFSTSAWFAMLFSAGMGIGLLFWGVAEPVSHYAKPPYGEPFSIGSAQRGMNLTFLHWGFHAWAIYAVVALALAFFTFNRKLPLTIRSIFYPILGDRIHGWIGDVIDVMAVLATLFGLATSLGFGVRQINGGLNYLFDVDISVTVQVLLISGITLMATASVFSGLDKGVRVLSEWNVRIAAALLIFVILAGPTVFIFRGFVQNLGNYLNQFIAVSTWTEAYRDNEWQGTWTIFYWAWWVSWSPFVGMFIARISKGRTIREFILGVLLVPALLTFFWLTAMGGSAIFMDMQNETHQFAKDIIKDESTALFVFLHEFPLSTLGSGIGVLLVMSFFVTSSDSGSLVIDSITAGGKLDAPVGQRIFWALAEGTVAAVLLIGGGLTALQTATITTGLPFLIVLLIMCFSLFRGLQKEHARKEALKQDINRKNYEKNLAEIIKKNLPKDSPK; encoded by the coding sequence ATGCTAAAAAAATATTTTGATGTACACGCACCCGTCTTTTGGCCTGCTTCGGTACTGATCATTATCTTTATCGCCATCACTTTGATCGTGGGAGAGCCCATGGAAAAAGCTTTTGATGCCATAAAGTTTTTTATCACCGACAAAACAGGATGGCTCTTCATCATTGCCATCAACATCTTTATTGTATTTTGCTTTTACCTTGCCTTCAGCAAATACGGCACTATCAGATTGGGGGGCAAGGATGCCGAGACAGAATTTTCTACATCCGCTTGGTTTGCCATGCTTTTCAGTGCCGGCATGGGCATCGGCCTACTTTTTTGGGGCGTGGCAGAACCCGTCTCCCACTATGCCAAACCTCCCTATGGAGAACCTTTTAGCATTGGTTCTGCACAGCGGGGCATGAACCTGACATTCCTGCACTGGGGCTTTCACGCCTGGGCAATCTATGCCGTAGTAGCCTTGGCTTTGGCATTTTTTACCTTCAACAGAAAACTTCCTTTGACCATCCGGTCCATTTTTTATCCCATCTTGGGTGATCGCATCCATGGCTGGATTGGGGATGTTATTGATGTGATGGCAGTACTGGCAACCCTCTTTGGGCTGGCGACCTCCCTTGGATTTGGGGTGCGACAAATCAATGGAGGGCTTAACTATCTCTTTGACGTAGACATTTCAGTAACCGTTCAGGTATTGCTCATCAGTGGCATCACGCTTATGGCGACGGCTTCCGTATTTTCGGGATTGGATAAAGGGGTGCGGGTACTCAGCGAATGGAATGTACGCATTGCTGCGGCCCTCCTGATCTTTGTGATTTTGGCTGGTCCCACCGTATTCATCTTCCGGGGATTTGTCCAAAACCTGGGCAACTACCTCAACCAATTCATTGCAGTATCCACCTGGACAGAAGCCTATCGGGACAACGAATGGCAAGGGACTTGGACCATCTTCTATTGGGCCTGGTGGGTATCTTGGTCTCCATTTGTGGGGATGTTTATTGCCCGTATATCCAAAGGACGCACCATCAGGGAATTTATCCTGGGGGTACTGTTGGTGCCGGCCTTGCTGACATTCTTCTGGCTTACCGCCATGGGGGGAAGTGCCATCTTTATGGACATGCAAAATGAAACCCACCAATTTGCCAAAGACATCATCAAAGATGAATCGACAGCACTCTTTGTTTTTCTCCATGAGTTTCCGCTCAGCACCTTGGGATCCGGCATTGGGGTACTGCTCGTCATGAGCTTCTTTGTCACCTCTTCCGATTCCGGGTCGCTGGTCATCGACAGCATTACGGCCGGAGGGAAACTGGATGCCCCCGTGGGACAGCGTATCTTTTGGGCATTGGCAGAAGGTACTGTAGCGGCCGTATTATTAATTGGCGGGGGATTAACGGCACTTCAAACAGCCACCATCACCACTGGCCTGCCGTTTTTGATCGTACTGCTCATCATGTGTTTCAGCCTCTTCAGGGGCCTGCAAAAAGAACATGCCCGCAAAGAAGCGCTGAAACAGGATATCAACCGGAAAAATTACGAAAAGAACCTCGCTGAAATCATCAAAAAGAACCTCCCTAAAGATTCGCCAAAATGA
- a CDS encoding porin, translating to MSFWRSFLIIFVSYSIGYAVTNPQRGHAAPFRQDTTIENQSRFGLFKDDHGKHKSTIENTVESHKELNRDTTWLKVGGALRLNTIYAIYEGQTFPLGTNSRNEWTWDTWRINVDAYSDGLQFAFEYRFYPTFNTHFVKYGWIGYRFNKQYNLQIGITQVPFGLLTYASHSWWFQVPYYLGLEDDHQMGLNLTHNRDNWTFNLAYFPLAEPRGTNDPAFGEYSTARYSYDVVPIEGNSNIERNQLNLRANYHLDDWKVGGSFQVMEIYNQQTTHSGNQLAAALHAEWAKVPWNFKTEVIYYGYNDVRDDDGRLLNSVQMGAYGFGTYDVASEAIVYVIGLAHDFPVDWGPISNVQVYNDYSLIQKFGEMPIGGVLTPFEKTQQNVLGALITAGKIYTYVDAAMGYNHSWISDAFGGNSMGPGRGIDYTAPVSDSNPIDPNPGWNTRININIGYYF from the coding sequence ATGTCTTTTTGGAGATCATTTCTAATCATCTTTGTAAGCTATTCCATTGGGTATGCGGTGACCAATCCCCAGCGGGGTCATGCCGCTCCATTCCGCCAGGACACTACCATCGAGAACCAATCTCGCTTTGGACTTTTCAAAGATGACCATGGCAAACACAAATCCACTATAGAGAACACAGTGGAATCCCATAAAGAACTGAACCGAGATACGACATGGTTAAAAGTAGGCGGGGCCCTTCGGCTAAATACCATTTATGCCATCTACGAAGGGCAAACGTTCCCTCTAGGCACCAATTCCAGAAATGAATGGACCTGGGATACTTGGAGAATCAATGTTGACGCTTATTCTGACGGCCTACAATTTGCTTTTGAATACCGTTTTTATCCTACTTTTAACACGCATTTTGTCAAATACGGATGGATAGGTTATCGGTTTAACAAGCAGTATAACCTCCAAATAGGCATCACCCAAGTCCCTTTTGGCTTGCTGACCTACGCTTCCCACAGCTGGTGGTTTCAAGTACCCTATTACCTAGGACTGGAAGACGACCATCAGATGGGGCTAAACCTCACCCACAATCGTGACAATTGGACCTTTAACCTTGCCTATTTTCCTTTGGCAGAACCTCGAGGCACCAATGACCCCGCCTTTGGGGAGTATTCTACGGCGCGCTATTCCTATGATGTGGTCCCTATTGAGGGAAATAGCAACATCGAACGCAATCAGCTCAACCTCCGGGCCAATTACCACTTGGACGACTGGAAGGTAGGGGGATCTTTTCAAGTGATGGAAATCTATAATCAGCAAACCACGCATAGCGGCAATCAACTGGCTGCGGCCCTTCATGCGGAATGGGCCAAGGTGCCGTGGAATTTTAAAACAGAAGTCATCTACTATGGTTATAATGATGTCAGGGACGATGACGGAAGGTTGCTTAACAGCGTGCAAATGGGCGCCTATGGGTTTGGAACGTATGATGTGGCCAGTGAAGCTATTGTCTATGTGATCGGGTTGGCACATGATTTCCCTGTCGATTGGGGCCCCATCTCCAATGTCCAAGTGTATAACGACTACAGCTTGATTCAGAAATTTGGGGAAATGCCCATCGGAGGCGTATTAACACCATTTGAAAAGACCCAGCAAAATGTCTTGGGAGCCTTGATTACGGCCGGAAAGATCTACACCTACGTGGATGCGGCCATGGGCTACAACCACTCTTGGATCAGCGATGCGTTTGGTGGCAACTCCATGGGGCCGGGTCGTGGAATAGATTATACCGCACCTGTTTCGGACAGCAATCCCATAGATCCCAATCCAGGATGGAACACGCGAATCAACATTAATATAGGGTACTATTTCTAA
- a CDS encoding dipeptidase produces MKKTILPKAGIFLLLTALSCSEKPVQEDYTALSEEARLEAAKKIAQETIMVDGHVDLPYRMKVGGFTLQREVLDVSERTDGGNFDFPRAKEGGLDAPFMSIYLPARYQQTGGAKTLADSLILMTKRLAETWPEKFAMAYSPDDIEANFKAGKVSLPMGMENGAGIEDDINNVAYFHEKGIRYITLTHGKDNLIGDSSYDTSRTHGGLTTFGEQVVKEMNRVGIMVDISHVSDDTFYDVMELTDVPVIASHSSCRKYTPGFERNMDDEMIKLLGKENGVIMINFGGSFIDGNYNERTAEVREHIVNWLAENELSRTDSTAKAYIEKYVADHNVFPDVSLVADHIDHVVELAGIDHVGFGSDFDGVGDSLPNGLKDVSMYPNLIAELLKRGYSREDVEKICYKNVFRVWRAVEAAAQNS; encoded by the coding sequence ATGAAAAAAACAATTCTACCAAAAGCTGGCATCTTTCTGCTATTGACAGCCCTGAGCTGTAGTGAAAAACCAGTCCAAGAGGACTATACGGCCCTTTCTGAAGAAGCGAGACTGGAAGCAGCCAAGAAAATTGCCCAAGAAACCATAATGGTGGACGGTCACGTGGACCTTCCCTACCGCATGAAAGTAGGTGGTTTTACCCTGCAGCGTGAGGTACTTGATGTTTCTGAACGCACAGACGGGGGCAACTTTGACTTTCCCCGGGCAAAGGAAGGCGGATTGGATGCCCCTTTTATGTCCATTTATCTCCCTGCCCGATACCAGCAGACAGGTGGCGCCAAAACATTGGCGGACTCCTTGATCCTGATGACCAAACGCCTGGCCGAAACATGGCCGGAAAAATTCGCCATGGCCTATAGCCCCGATGACATCGAAGCCAATTTCAAAGCGGGAAAAGTTTCGCTTCCCATGGGCATGGAAAATGGTGCGGGCATTGAAGACGACATCAATAATGTAGCCTACTTCCATGAAAAAGGGATTCGCTATATCACCCTCACACACGGGAAAGACAACCTGATCGGCGATTCTTCCTATGACACCAGCAGGACCCATGGCGGCCTGACTACTTTTGGAGAGCAAGTCGTGAAAGAAATGAACCGCGTGGGGATCATGGTGGACATTTCACACGTTTCCGATGACACCTTCTACGATGTCATGGAACTTACTGATGTACCGGTCATTGCCTCCCACAGTTCTTGCCGGAAATATACACCGGGTTTTGAACGGAATATGGACGATGAAATGATCAAACTGCTGGGCAAAGAAAATGGGGTGATCATGATCAATTTCGGTGGTAGCTTTATCGATGGGAACTATAATGAACGAACCGCCGAAGTCCGTGAACACATTGTCAATTGGCTAGCAGAAAATGAACTAAGCCGAACAGATTCTACCGCCAAAGCCTATATTGAAAAATACGTGGCAGATCACAATGTCTTTCCTGACGTGAGCCTTGTGGCAGATCACATCGATCATGTCGTGGAGCTTGCCGGAATCGATCATGTCGGCTTCGGATCTGATTTTGACGGGGTCGGCGATTCCCTGCCAAATGGCCTTAAGGATGTTTCGATGTATCCTAACCTCATTGCCGAACTGCTGAAAAGAGGATACAGCAGAGAGGATGTTGAAAAAATTTGCTATAAAAACGTCTTTCGCGTGTGGAGAGCCGTGGAAGCCGCAGCACAAAATTCCTGA
- a CDS encoding SMP-30/gluconolactonase/LRE family protein: MKKHTQLLMLLSASPMLFCQCGGGEKKEEVEEVVEVVEEKVEPSLTLVWETPAELTTCESVLVDPATGTIYVANIDGDARDHDGKGFISIISKDGEILEKEWVAGMDGPKGMGILNGKLYVTDIDDVVEIDIEKGEILNRYVVEGASFLNDIDVHGNKVYFSDMEKGLIHVLEDGEISTLADGQESINGLRVDDDGVLYGLDAEGLKRYGEDGSAEVINSTVTGGDGLIILGNGNFLASRWVGEVWIVQGDSETKLLDTKDAKSNTADIGYLEDEKLVLVPTFMKNKVAAYRLSY, from the coding sequence ATGAAAAAACACACCCAATTATTAATGCTATTATCGGCCTCACCCATGCTGTTTTGCCAGTGTGGAGGAGGTGAAAAAAAAGAAGAAGTAGAGGAAGTAGTAGAAGTGGTGGAGGAGAAAGTGGAGCCTTCGTTGACATTGGTATGGGAAACCCCTGCGGAGCTCACGACGTGTGAGTCGGTATTGGTGGATCCAGCCACAGGTACCATTTATGTGGCCAACATCGACGGTGATGCCCGGGATCATGATGGAAAGGGTTTTATATCGATTATTTCTAAGGATGGTGAAATTTTGGAAAAAGAGTGGGTCGCAGGAATGGATGGTCCAAAAGGGATGGGCATTCTTAACGGAAAGCTCTACGTGACCGATATTGACGATGTAGTGGAGATTGATATCGAGAAAGGTGAGATTTTAAACAGGTATGTCGTAGAGGGAGCGAGTTTCTTAAATGACATCGATGTACATGGCAATAAGGTCTACTTCTCGGATATGGAAAAAGGGCTGATCCATGTATTAGAGGATGGAGAGATCAGTACCTTGGCAGATGGCCAAGAGAGCATCAATGGTCTGCGTGTGGATGATGACGGGGTACTCTATGGATTGGATGCAGAAGGTCTGAAGCGATATGGTGAAGATGGTAGTGCAGAGGTAATCAACAGTACCGTTACCGGTGGAGATGGACTTATTATCCTTGGGAATGGAAACTTTCTGGCCAGTAGATGGGTAGGTGAAGTCTGGATCGTACAAGGAGATAGTGAAACGAAGTTGCTTGATACCAAAGATGCGAAATCGAATACGGCAGATATAGGGTATTTAGAGGATGAGAAACTCGTACTAGTACCGACTTTCATGAAGAATAAAGTGGCCGCATATCGGTTAAGTTATTGA
- a CDS encoding Rossmann-like and DUF2520 domain-containing protein: protein MGKYNIAVIGTGNVAWHLAPALENAGHTITEIYSRDAHRAEKIVHQLYTAEVKTDLDFSESKARIYIIAVNDMAISQVADGIILPEESILVHTSGSMPLDTLNYSSASYTGIFYPLQSFSKSRQIEMDEVPFLLESDDQATLQCLKKLAKSLSPHQYVVKSKDRKALHVAAVFASNFTNHMIHIAEEVMRRQGLDFDMLQPLIIEQISKTLEIGAKAAQTGPAVRGDLNVLDLHYQFLNYNDQLAEIYKIVSQDIIDAN, encoded by the coding sequence ATGGGAAAGTATAATATAGCAGTCATCGGTACGGGCAATGTCGCTTGGCATTTGGCGCCTGCACTGGAAAACGCGGGGCATACCATAACCGAAATCTATAGCCGGGATGCGCACCGGGCCGAGAAAATCGTCCATCAGCTCTATACTGCAGAAGTTAAAACCGATCTCGATTTTTCAGAAAGTAAAGCTCGGATTTACATCATTGCGGTCAATGATATGGCCATCAGCCAAGTAGCGGATGGGATCATCTTACCTGAAGAGAGCATCCTTGTCCATACCTCTGGAAGCATGCCCTTGGATACGTTAAATTACAGTTCGGCCAGCTATACCGGGATATTTTATCCGCTGCAGAGTTTCAGTAAATCGCGGCAGATCGAAATGGATGAAGTACCTTTTCTCTTGGAGTCCGATGACCAAGCCACGCTCCAATGCCTCAAGAAACTCGCCAAGAGTCTTTCACCGCATCAGTATGTGGTTAAGTCCAAGGACCGTAAGGCGCTGCATGTAGCGGCCGTTTTTGCCAGTAATTTCACCAATCACATGATTCACATTGCAGAAGAGGTCATGCGTCGTCAGGGCTTGGACTTTGATATGTTGCAGCCCCTTATTATTGAGCAAATCAGTAAGACCTTGGAAATCGGTGCCAAAGCTGCCCAAACAGGACCTGCCGTTCGTGGGGACCTAAATGTCTTGGACCTACATTATCAATTTTTAAACTATAATGATCAACTGGCAGAAATTTATAAAATTGTTTCACAAGATATCATTGATGCGAATTGA
- a CDS encoding UPF0158 family protein, translating to MLKLTEKEIATIANYLLKGKVCYYQEDKKIIHHLPDEEENFNEDLTPEEEDLLDEIDAEPMNYAEFVKMEPAQESLLMDQFAEQFVENKSFQEDLYDALTKSKAMERFTFLIEESNTYKQKWLDYRLQKYKDWVMEQVDSYNTLED from the coding sequence ATGCTTAAGCTGACAGAAAAAGAAATTGCGACCATTGCCAATTATTTATTAAAGGGCAAGGTATGCTATTATCAGGAGGACAAAAAAATCATTCATCACCTTCCCGATGAAGAGGAAAACTTCAATGAAGACTTGACTCCTGAAGAAGAGGATCTGCTGGATGAAATTGATGCGGAGCCAATGAATTACGCGGAATTCGTGAAGATGGAGCCTGCTCAGGAATCACTGCTAATGGATCAATTTGCCGAGCAGTTTGTTGAAAACAAGTCCTTTCAAGAAGATCTCTATGATGCCCTCACCAAAAGTAAGGCCATGGAGCGCTTTACGTTTTTAATCGAAGAATCGAATACCTATAAACAAAAATGGCTGGATTATCGCCTTCAGAAATACAAAGACTGGGTCATGGAGCAAGTGGATAGCTACAATACCCTAGAAGATTAA